One window from the genome of Methanosarcinales archaeon encodes:
- a CDS encoding hydrogenase 4 subunit F yields MIEYLLLAPVFTSLLCFTLKKQKQIEIINLTGSTVTLLLGSSLVVRVFREGTVVTWKDMLFADAFSAYLVLIVSLVGFTVSMYSIGYMGYEIRHGSMDMKRLRLYYGLFHLFMFSMLLVGVTNILGLWIAIEMTTLISAPLMILYSKKSSVEAAWKYLIICTVGITFALFGTILTYYAAVQVFGEHQEAINWAHLITVAERFDPMLMKIAFIFILIGYGTKVGLAPMHTWLPDAHSEAPSPVSALLSGVLLNCAMYAIIRFRTITAPSTGADFTNNLLIIFGLLSLGIAVPFIILQKDYKRLLAYSSVEHMGIIAVGIGFGGVLGTYGALLHMFNHAVTKSLMFFGAGNVLLKYGTKRIDKVSGVVKSMPLTGTMLILGGLAITGSPPFGIFISEFTVLAAGFSQGKIVSTVLVLLFIIMIFAGFFNHISRMALGTPHPDVKGEVSRWNLGAMVFLMVFVLVLGVYIPQPFYEMIMNVVEIVR; encoded by the coding sequence ATGATCGAATATTTACTGCTGGCGCCGGTTTTTACAAGCCTGTTATGCTTCACTTTAAAAAAGCAAAAACAGATCGAGATCATAAACCTGACAGGATCAACAGTAACGCTGCTATTGGGATCGTCTCTGGTGGTCAGGGTCTTCAGGGAAGGAACAGTTGTCACATGGAAAGATATGCTGTTTGCTGACGCTTTCAGTGCATATCTGGTACTCATCGTCTCGCTGGTGGGTTTTACAGTGTCAATGTATTCCATCGGCTACATGGGATATGAAATACGACACGGCAGCATGGATATGAAGAGACTGAGACTGTATTACGGCCTGTTCCATCTCTTCATGTTTAGCATGCTGCTGGTGGGTGTGACCAATATTCTCGGCCTCTGGATCGCCATAGAAATGACCACGCTTATTTCGGCGCCTCTTATGATCCTTTATTCAAAAAAATCATCCGTGGAGGCCGCATGGAAATATCTGATAATATGTACTGTTGGCATTACCTTCGCACTGTTCGGAACTATACTGACCTATTATGCAGCCGTCCAGGTATTTGGTGAGCACCAGGAAGCTATTAACTGGGCTCACCTTATTACTGTTGCAGAACGGTTCGATCCCATGCTCATGAAGATCGCGTTCATATTTATTTTGATAGGTTATGGTACAAAGGTCGGACTTGCCCCCATGCATACCTGGCTGCCTGATGCTCACAGCGAGGCCCCCTCTCCGGTAAGCGCACTACTTTCTGGCGTATTACTGAATTGCGCCATGTATGCCATTATCCGCTTCCGCACCATTACCGCCCCATCCACAGGTGCAGATTTTACCAACAATCTCCTGATCATCTTCGGACTTCTTTCCCTTGGCATAGCGGTCCCTTTCATCATATTGCAGAAGGACTATAAACGGCTCCTCGCCTACAGTAGTGTGGAACACATGGGGATAATAGCGGTAGGCATCGGTTTCGGGGGCGTTCTTGGAACATATGGTGCTTTGTTGCACATGTTCAATCACGCGGTGACCAAGTCACTGATGTTCTTTGGGGCAGGGAACGTACTTTTGAAATATGGGACTAAAAGGATAGATAAGGTGAGCGGGGTCGTCAAGTCAATGCCCCTGACAGGCACAATGCTGATATTAGGAGGACTTGCCATAACAGGCTCACCGCCGTTTGGGATTTTCATAAGTGAATTTACTGTGCTGGCGGCAGGATTTTCCCAGGGGAAAATAGTCTCCACGGTGCTGGTACTTTTATTTATCATAATGATCTTTGCCGGATTCTTCAACCACATCAGCAGAATGGCACTAGGCACACCACATCCAGATGTGAAGGGGGAAGTAAGTAGATGGAACCTTGGAGCAATGGTATTTCTTATGGTGTTCGTACTGGTACTTGGAGTGTACATTCCTCAACCGTTTTATGAGATGATCATGAACGTGGTGGAAATTGTGAGATGA
- a CDS encoding SRPBCC family protein yields MPESHIEFEVNAPIEKVWGVMSNPGKHTHCIPGLLSCEVTGPDTTLWIMEMQFGPFIKRVEMQSRNVEVDPPYYGTWEGKAKGIKMSGQINLKENSSSITQVYYRLELEPKSIFLLSLISFIEERLKRDVIQYARNVKYQLENNNKY; encoded by the coding sequence ATGCCTGAATCACACATTGAATTTGAAGTTAATGCACCCATAGAAAAGGTATGGGGTGTCATGAGTAATCCCGGGAAGCATACCCACTGTATCCCCGGATTGCTGTCATGTGAAGTAACAGGTCCGGATACTACTTTATGGATAATGGAGATGCAGTTCGGTCCGTTTATAAAACGGGTCGAGATGCAAAGTAGAAACGTGGAAGTAGATCCACCTTACTATGGAACGTGGGAGGGGAAAGCAAAAGGCATTAAGATGAGCGGTCAAATTAACCTGAAAGAGAATTCCAGTTCCATTACACAGGTTTACTACAGGTTAGAATTAGAGCCTAAAAGTATATTTTTGCTATCCTTGATTTCTTTTATTGAAGAAAGATTGAAGCGTGATGTGATTCAATATGCCCGGAATGTGAAATATCAGCTTGAAAATAACAACAAATATTAA
- the hyfB gene encoding hydrogenase 4 subunit B, producing MVSTFLFLGIIFTYLIGGALSIVFHRNDRLVTYASFISSFIASVFGIIFSWSVMLGNTFVLNLPGTSILKFGVSIDKLSAFFILVISITSLAVSIYSIGYVKEYFGKKDIGYLGLLYNMFILSMILVVSASNAVMFLIVWELMSVISYFLVIYEHEKPETRRAGLIYIIMTHIGTGFIILSFLILAGASGSFNFESFQGAGELLPSSFKDMVFLFALIGFGTKAGIVPLHIWLPYAHPAAPSNVSALMSGVMIKTAIYMLIRVCFDFLGADVLWWGVLLLIVACISSLLGVMYALMEHDIKRLLAYHSVENIGIILIGVSLAMIFMSSGHPDLAAFGLIAGLYHLINHAMFKSLLFLGAGSIIYSTHTKDIEALGGLIKKMPWTALFFLIGAVSISALPPLNGFVSEWLMFHAQLLSINLTNNMVTILVLSSGAALALTSALAAACFVKAFGISFLALPRTEHAESAKEVPISMLAGMGILSFMCIVLGISAFYVVGILDSVSAPIIGTSIASQITSNLSIATIPSFGGSISTTWIALLIILLILIPIILLRSNRTSKYETWGCGQPESTARNEYTATAFSKPIRMWLGNIYRPHREIHTTYSNSQFFKTSFKFESHIEQVFEQYLYDPLVEFILSISRRLKIIQIGSIHAYLAYIFVVLVLLLISIIAGGL from the coding sequence ATGGTTTCTACATTCTTGTTCTTAGGGATTATTTTCACATATTTGATTGGGGGAGCTTTGTCTATCGTTTTTCATAGAAACGATCGTCTTGTAACATATGCATCATTCATAAGTTCATTTATTGCATCCGTTTTTGGGATCATCTTTTCATGGTCTGTAATGTTAGGCAATACTTTTGTCCTTAATCTACCAGGAACTTCCATTTTGAAATTCGGTGTTTCTATAGATAAATTGTCTGCGTTTTTCATTCTGGTGATTTCCATCACATCATTGGCGGTCTCCATTTATTCAATCGGCTATGTAAAGGAATATTTCGGGAAAAAGGACATTGGATACCTTGGTCTGTTATATAACATGTTCATTCTTTCAATGATCCTGGTGGTATCAGCCAGTAATGCAGTCATGTTCCTGATTGTCTGGGAATTGATGTCTGTCATATCCTATTTCCTTGTGATCTATGAACATGAAAAGCCAGAAACCAGACGTGCGGGTCTTATCTACATAATAATGACCCATATAGGTACGGGATTTATCATCCTGTCCTTCCTGATCCTGGCAGGTGCAAGCGGCAGTTTCAATTTTGAATCATTCCAGGGTGCTGGTGAGTTACTGCCTTCTTCTTTCAAGGATATGGTATTCCTGTTCGCCTTAATCGGTTTCGGGACAAAGGCTGGGATCGTACCGCTGCATATCTGGCTCCCATATGCACATCCGGCGGCACCAAGCAATGTGTCTGCATTGATGTCAGGTGTTATGATAAAAACTGCAATATATATGCTGATCAGGGTTTGCTTTGATTTCCTGGGTGCTGATGTATTATGGTGGGGGGTACTTCTCCTGATAGTTGCCTGTATCTCATCGCTTCTGGGCGTGATGTATGCCCTAATGGAGCATGATATAAAGCGCCTGCTGGCTTATCACAGTGTGGAGAATATTGGTATCATCCTTATAGGAGTGAGTTTGGCCATGATCTTCATGTCCTCGGGACATCCTGATCTGGCGGCGTTCGGATTAATTGCAGGACTCTATCATCTTATAAACCACGCTATGTTCAAATCCCTACTGTTTTTGGGAGCAGGTTCGATAATATATTCAACCCATACAAAGGATATTGAAGCACTGGGCGGTCTTATAAAGAAGATGCCATGGACGGCCCTGTTCTTCCTCATAGGTGCCGTATCCATATCTGCTCTTCCTCCTTTGAACGGTTTTGTCAGTGAATGGCTGATGTTCCATGCCCAGTTGCTCAGCATAAACCTGACAAATAACATGGTAACCATCCTGGTTCTTTCCAGTGGGGCAGCCCTTGCCCTTACAAGTGCGCTTGCTGCAGCATGTTTTGTCAAGGCATTTGGGATAAGTTTTCTTGCGCTGCCCAGGACCGAACATGCCGAAAGTGCAAAAGAAGTACCCATCTCCATGCTGGCAGGGATGGGAATCCTCTCCTTCATGTGTATCGTACTTGGAATCTCGGCCTTTTATGTGGTGGGAATACTTGATTCGGTCTCGGCACCAATTATAGGCACAAGTATCGCTTCACAGATCACTTCTAATCTTTCCATTGCCACTATACCTTCATTTGGTGGCAGTATTTCCACCACATGGATTGCATTATTGATAATTTTGCTAATACTGATACCGATCATACTGTTACGATCTAACCGGACCTCGAAATATGAAACGTGGGGATGTGGCCAGCCCGAATCCACAGCAAGGAATGAATACACTGCAACAGCTTTCTCAAAACCTATACGGATGTGGCTGGGAAATATATATAGGCCACACAGGGAGATCCATACCACATATTCGAATTCGCAGTTCTTCAAGACCTCTTTCAAGTTCGAATCCCACATCGAGCAGGTATTTGAACAATATCTATACGATCCACTTGTAGAATTCATACTGTCGATCTCCAGGAGGCTAAAGATTATCCAGATTGGCAGTATCCATGCATACCTGGCCTATATCTTTGTAGTACTGGTACTCCTTCTGATATCTATTATTGCGGGTGGTCTCTGA
- a CDS encoding radical SAM protein yields the protein MDKEKINVLTIPGLSVDMETTGGMRLMASGPLSAACRPALNRINDRLREEKPARVDEDSVIASTWLPPIPSKVFNRLIRAEVSCALGKYVPETVSIEITRECKCNCEHCTVSEGKGEMTTDQIKSIIDQALDMGAFIITFTEGDPMLRDDIFELVEYVDKDKAIVNLFTPGTEITPEKAARLKHAGLHNLLISIYSTDPTKHDETRRLEGAYKKAVDAIKMGVDAGLLVTMTTHISPERMFELPGLYDLAGRLGVHEFSIWESVAKRPGDRVISVDERKVILDMHKTLNQPGPGPRVFTNSFFEGEMLGCMAGRRWAHVCVDGSVKACPYMPFDFGNVLDGKELEGAWKTIRSLKDFKGRRNLCMMQDPQFLINLEKIPEGAGSKYSHKDILQ from the coding sequence ATGGATAAAGAAAAAATTAATGTTCTTACAATACCAGGCTTAAGCGTTGATATGGAAACCACTGGCGGTATGCGACTTATGGCTTCAGGACCCTTGAGCGCTGCCTGCAGGCCAGCCTTGAACCGCATCAATGACCGGCTGCGGGAAGAGAAGCCCGCCCGTGTCGATGAAGATTCGGTAATCGCATCCACGTGGCTGCCGCCCATTCCCAGCAAGGTGTTCAACAGATTGATCCGTGCTGAGGTCAGCTGTGCATTAGGTAAATACGTGCCAGAAACCGTTTCCATCGAGATCACCAGGGAATGTAAATGCAACTGTGAACACTGCACGGTCAGTGAAGGCAAGGGTGAAATGACCACTGATCAAATAAAAAGTATCATCGATCAGGCTCTGGACATGGGAGCATTCATTATTACCTTTACAGAAGGCGATCCCATGTTGCGGGACGATATCTTTGAGCTTGTGGAATATGTTGACAAAGATAAGGCCATAGTCAATCTATTCACTCCTGGTACGGAGATTACTCCTGAAAAAGCTGCCAGGCTCAAGCATGCTGGTCTTCACAACCTGCTTATCAGCATCTACAGCACTGACCCGACCAAACACGACGAGACCAGGCGGCTGGAAGGTGCTTATAAAAAGGCAGTGGATGCCATTAAAATGGGAGTGGATGCCGGCTTGCTGGTTACCATGACCACCCATATCTCACCCGAGCGCATGTTCGAACTGCCCGGTTTATACGATCTGGCTGGCCGGTTAGGAGTTCATGAATTCAGTATCTGGGAGAGCGTCGCCAAGCGCCCGGGTGATAGGGTGATATCTGTTGATGAAAGAAAAGTAATTTTAGATATGCATAAAACCCTTAACCAGCCGGGGCCTGGTCCCAGGGTATTTACCAATTCCTTCTTTGAAGGTGAGATGCTGGGATGTATGGCAGGCAGGCGCTGGGCTCATGTATGCGTGGATGGTTCTGTCAAAGCATGCCCCTATATGCCATTTGATTTCGGGAATGTGTTGGATGGAAAAGAACTTGAGGGCGCCTGGAAGACTATCAGGTCCTTAAAAGATTTTAAAGGCCGCAGGAATCTATGTATGATGCAGGACCCGCAATTCCTTATAAATCTTGAGAAGATACCAGAAGGTGCTGGTTCGAAATATAGTCATAAGGACATTTTGCAATAA
- a CDS encoding NADH-quinone oxidoreductase subunit H, with protein sequence MIVQLVIVLFQLLIILALAPLLNGLIKKVKAFFTLRKGPGLFQSYHELIKLMRKDSVVSDKASWLFHAAPVISFASILAAGLLIPLYATVLPLGFAGDLIAVVYLFALARFFIALAALDTGSSFGGMGASREMFVASLVEPAMMLSIFAVAVNVGTTNLGLISSEVSLQGFGVMSPSHLLAFVAFFIIAIAETGRIPVDNPATHLELTMIHEAMILEYSGKQLAMVELGVMVKQLLVFSLLANIFFPWGISSGLNIGMVASLLFFVIKVGVLGVCMAVVESTTAKWRLFRLSDLMSISLMMAFLAIVFVIIMRGV encoded by the coding sequence ATGATCGTACAGCTCGTGATTGTTCTCTTTCAGTTACTGATCATTCTGGCACTGGCCCCGCTATTGAACGGATTGATCAAAAAAGTGAAAGCATTCTTCACGTTACGAAAAGGCCCCGGTTTATTTCAATCCTATCATGAACTGATAAAACTCATGCGCAAAGACTCTGTTGTGTCAGATAAAGCTTCATGGCTATTCCATGCAGCACCCGTGATCTCATTTGCATCCATACTTGCAGCAGGTCTTTTGATCCCTTTATATGCCACGGTGTTGCCACTTGGGTTTGCCGGGGATCTGATTGCAGTGGTTTACCTATTTGCACTGGCCCGGTTCTTCATTGCACTGGCAGCACTGGATACAGGCAGCTCATTCGGGGGTATGGGTGCCAGCCGTGAAATGTTCGTGGCTTCACTTGTGGAGCCTGCAATGATGCTTTCGATCTTTGCAGTGGCAGTGAATGTGGGAACCACGAATCTGGGATTAATTTCTTCAGAAGTCTCATTACAGGGCTTTGGTGTTATGTCACCTTCACACCTGCTTGCTTTTGTGGCATTTTTTATTATTGCCATAGCCGAGACCGGCAGGATCCCGGTGGACAACCCGGCAACTCATCTTGAATTGACCATGATCCATGAAGCCATGATCCTTGAATATTCTGGAAAACAGCTGGCTATGGTGGAACTTGGGGTAATGGTGAAACAGTTACTGGTGTTCTCGCTGCTTGCCAACATCTTCTTCCCGTGGGGCATATCTTCAGGTTTGAATATAGGGATGGTGGCTTCTTTGCTATTCTTCGTCATCAAGGTAGGTGTGCTGGGAGTCTGCATGGCCGTGGTAGAGAGCACAACAGCAAAATGGAGATTGTTCAGGCTCTCAGATCTGATGTCAATCTCTCTTATGATGGCATTTTTAGCCATAGTTTTTGTTATTATCATGAGAGGCGTATAA
- a CDS encoding hydrogenase, which translates to MSEIMFGSGLMQSIIAIILVSTFMVLGSKRLYTCVRAFQFQSLLIACVAGIVAYSTGRSDIYIVALLTLIIKAVIIPYLFFYIIRELKVKREIELFVNISPSLLIGGVLVVISYYLARSINHDTGLSSYALSASMSLLLIGLFIMISRKKAILQMLGILIMENGLFLGAISLTYGMPLLIELGIFFDILVGALIMGVLIFRINRTFETIDTDRLTTLME; encoded by the coding sequence ATGTCGGAAATTATGTTCGGGTCTGGTCTTATGCAGTCCATCATTGCAATAATCCTGGTCTCCACATTCATGGTGTTAGGTTCGAAGCGACTCTATACCTGTGTTCGTGCATTCCAGTTCCAGTCATTGCTGATAGCCTGCGTGGCAGGTATAGTAGCTTATTCAACAGGCAGGAGCGATATCTATATCGTAGCTTTACTTACTCTGATCATTAAAGCCGTCATTATCCCGTATTTGTTTTTTTATATCATCAGGGAGCTCAAAGTAAAAAGGGAGATCGAATTATTTGTTAATATTTCACCATCTCTTTTGATAGGGGGTGTGCTGGTAGTTATTTCATATTATCTGGCACGCTCGATCAACCACGATACCGGACTTTCCAGTTATGCCCTGTCCGCTTCCATGTCACTGCTCCTTATCGGGCTATTCATCATGATCAGCCGCAAAAAAGCGATATTGCAGATGCTGGGTATTCTTATAATGGAGAACGGGCTGTTTCTGGGAGCAATTTCCCTTACATACGGGATGCCCCTGTTAATAGAACTCGGTATATTTTTTGACATCCTGGTTGGTGCGCTCATTATGGGTGTCTTGATCTTCAGGATAAACAGGACATTCGAGACCATCGATACAGACAGGTTGACCACATTAATGGAATGA
- a CDS encoding NAD+ synthase, translating into MSDFDPEKTCKKITHFIRSYSKQSGTKGAVIGMSGGIDSTLTTYLTVKALGRENVLGVIMPEKSSTTAHDILDATEVGDILRIEYSVVEIANILDSFLYSIPEVLDSEIVATGNLKARIRMCILYYYANIMKCMVVGTSNRTELLLGYFTKFGDGGVDIEPMGNLYKTQVRKMADYLKVPKHIIDKPPSAGLWAGQTDENELGLSYEQIDNVFSELLDKNASKEYVINRYGIEVEVINSLIKRIENNRHKSKMAPIPPE; encoded by the coding sequence ATGTCAGATTTTGATCCTGAAAAAACCTGTAAGAAAATCACTCATTTTATTAGATCCTATTCAAAGCAATCAGGCACCAAAGGTGCTGTGATCGGGATGAGCGGCGGCATTGATTCAACACTCACCACTTACTTGACTGTAAAAGCGCTTGGTAGAGAAAATGTGCTGGGCGTGATTATGCCTGAAAAAAGCTCAACTACTGCCCACGATATACTTGATGCTACAGAAGTTGGAGATATCCTGCGTATTGAATATTCTGTGGTGGAAATAGCAAATATTCTGGATTCATTTTTATATTCAATACCGGAAGTGCTAGATTCAGAGATCGTTGCTACCGGAAATCTGAAAGCAAGGATAAGGATGTGTATACTTTATTATTATGCCAATATTATGAAATGCATGGTTGTCGGGACAAGTAACAGGACCGAACTTTTGTTAGGATATTTCACGAAATTCGGAGACGGAGGTGTGGACATTGAACCAATGGGCAACCTGTACAAGACTCAGGTCAGAAAAATGGCAGATTATCTTAAGGTGCCGAAACATATCATTGATAAACCTCCTTCAGCAGGTCTCTGGGCGGGCCAGACAGACGAGAATGAACTGGGTTTGAGTTATGAACAGATCGATAATGTGTTCTCAGAATTGCTGGATAAAAATGCATCTAAGGAATATGTAATAAACCGTTATGGTATCGAAGTAGAAGTAATAAATAGTCTTATAAAACGTATCGAAAATAATCGACACAAATCCAAAATGGCTCCTATTCCTCCAGAATAA
- a CDS encoding NADH-quinone oxidoreductase subunit C: MNEVFDTVIYEFKSQILQRKVASNELYLTVENDAVIGICNYLYTHFNAPLVLMFTTDERGTAGHFKIHYVFSFDNEDAFIIIRIYVDEAAPQFQTLTHRIPAANWYEREIHDMFGLTPVGHPDPRRLVVFEDWPHGCYPLRKDFDISSTPKRVEGEYIYRHVEGEGVYEIPVGPVHAGVIEPGHFRFSVAGEPILNLEIRHFYTHKGVEKLFENLEINKAVFLSERISGDNSMAHAVAFCQAIEQIAGIGIPSRAKYIRTILLELERLYNHVGDIGGIATDVGYYAGAAHANKLREDLLRLNEALTGSRLLRGMNTIGGIRRDLSNKQYIISRLSTLQHDFRGLMELLLNTPSVVDRMETTGFISEEIARSLHVVGPIARASGIRRDTRCDHPYAAYQEFDFKVKVQDKGDVFARTSVRADEVNESMSIIEQALQSLPEGDIKTHIRDIPDGCALGYTEAPRGETLYWVMVRDGRIERCKVRDPSFCNWLAIEYAVLDNIVPDFPLINKSLSLSYSGNDM, translated from the coding sequence ATGAATGAAGTTTTTGATACTGTCATATATGAATTCAAATCGCAGATCCTTCAGCGAAAGGTTGCATCTAACGAGTTATATCTTACTGTTGAAAATGATGCTGTAATAGGTATTTGTAATTATCTGTACACTCATTTCAATGCCCCGCTTGTGTTGATGTTTACCACGGATGAGAGAGGAACTGCGGGACATTTCAAAATTCATTACGTTTTTTCCTTTGATAACGAAGATGCATTTATTATTATCAGGATATATGTAGACGAGGCAGCACCTCAATTCCAGACCCTTACCCACAGGATCCCGGCTGCCAACTGGTATGAACGTGAGATACATGATATGTTTGGCCTGACTCCAGTGGGACACCCGGACCCGAGACGGCTGGTCGTGTTCGAGGACTGGCCTCATGGGTGCTATCCCTTAAGAAAAGACTTTGATATCAGTTCAACCCCTAAGCGTGTGGAAGGGGAATATATATACCGCCATGTTGAGGGTGAAGGTGTGTATGAGATCCCGGTGGGACCTGTTCATGCGGGTGTCATAGAACCGGGACATTTCAGGTTCAGTGTCGCAGGTGAACCCATACTCAATCTTGAGATCAGGCATTTCTATACCCACAAGGGAGTGGAGAAATTATTTGAGAATCTGGAAATCAATAAAGCGGTGTTTCTGTCAGAACGCATATCTGGTGACAACTCAATGGCCCATGCTGTGGCTTTTTGTCAGGCAATTGAGCAGATAGCAGGTATCGGGATTCCGTCCCGGGCAAAATATATACGGACAATCCTGCTAGAACTTGAAAGATTGTATAACCATGTGGGTGATATTGGTGGAATTGCAACTGATGTAGGCTATTATGCCGGGGCTGCACATGCTAATAAGCTCAGGGAAGATTTGTTAAGGTTGAACGAAGCACTCACAGGCAGCAGATTGCTCAGGGGCATGAATACCATAGGTGGTATTCGGCGTGACCTCAGCAATAAGCAATATATTATATCAAGATTATCAACGCTTCAGCACGATTTCAGAGGATTGATGGAATTGCTGTTAAACACTCCTTCTGTGGTAGATAGAATGGAAACGACAGGATTCATTAGTGAAGAGATTGCACGGTCATTGCATGTAGTGGGTCCCATAGCACGGGCTTCAGGTATTAGAAGGGACACCAGATGTGACCATCCGTATGCGGCTTATCAGGAATTTGATTTTAAGGTAAAGGTGCAGGATAAAGGGGATGTATTTGCCAGGACGTCTGTTCGTGCTGATGAAGTTAATGAATCAATGAGTATTATTGAGCAGGCATTGCAATCCTTACCAGAGGGAGATATTAAAACACACATCAGGGACATACCAGATGGATGTGCCCTTGGGTATACAGAGGCACCGCGAGGTGAAACACTGTACTGGGTTATGGTCCGTGACGGGAGGATCGAGAGATGCAAGGTAAGGGATCCATCCTTCTGTAACTGGCTGGCCATTGAGTATGCTGTGCTGGATAATATCGTGCCGGATTTCCCTCTCATAAACAAGAGTTTAAGCTTATCATATTCTGGTAATGATATGTAG
- a CDS encoding N-acetyltransferase: MLRKARVEDVPQIRQLINIYALKEIMLPRAIGEIYENIRDFYVIENDGKVIACGALHVTWEYYGEILSLAVTPEELRKGHGTKIFEACMKEASELGLKHVVTLTYANEFFALHGFKIVDKSSLPHKLWSMCIKCTRFPDCDEIAMMKDI; encoded by the coding sequence TTGTTAAGAAAGGCCAGAGTTGAGGACGTGCCGCAGATACGGCAGCTCATTAATATTTATGCTCTAAAAGAGATCATGCTTCCCAGAGCCATAGGTGAAATTTACGAAAATATCAGGGACTTCTATGTAATAGAAAACGATGGGAAGGTCATTGCCTGCGGTGCCCTCCATGTTACATGGGAATATTATGGTGAGATCTTATCCCTCGCAGTAACACCAGAAGAACTAAGGAAAGGACACGGCACAAAAATATTTGAAGCCTGTATGAAAGAGGCATCGGAATTAGGTTTAAAGCATGTGGTAACACTTACTTATGCTAACGAATTTTTTGCACTTCATGGATTTAAGATAGTAGATAAATCATCACTTCCCCACAAGCTGTGGAGTATGTGTATTAAATGTACACGTTTCCCTGATTGTGACGAAATTGCAATGATGAAAGATATATAA